From Paenibacillus sp. PK3_47, the proteins below share one genomic window:
- a CDS encoding TetR/AcrR family transcriptional regulator codes for MTENWHTNLKNKNREDIITAAKELFVKQSFLTVNIKEICTLAGISRVTFYKHFQTMNELVFEVQIEILEDMTGFVRRAPSAGMNGKEMLSSMLKGWIDYASQHPGYIRFVLLFDLHYEAYGSTKELREQYEQFISREKERHFLLEALETGANDGSLKRDAEPVKTAQFIFTSMMALLQKMSLIPGSEQHSGLEEIKIADRFAGMLLQHLSVD; via the coding sequence ATGACTGAAAACTGGCACACAAACTTAAAGAATAAGAACCGTGAAGATATCATTACGGCTGCAAAAGAGCTGTTCGTCAAGCAAAGCTTTCTCACCGTGAACATCAAAGAAATCTGCACCCTTGCAGGGATCAGCCGGGTAACATTTTATAAGCATTTTCAGACTATGAATGAGCTGGTCTTCGAGGTGCAGATCGAAATTCTGGAGGACATGACCGGATTCGTCCGGAGAGCGCCTTCTGCCGGAATGAACGGTAAGGAGATGCTGTCTTCCATGCTGAAGGGCTGGATTGACTATGCTTCACAGCACCCGGGTTATATCCGGTTTGTCCTGCTGTTTGATCTGCATTATGAGGCTTATGGTTCCACTAAAGAGCTCAGAGAGCAGTATGAACAATTCATCAGCCGGGAAAAAGAACGCCATTTTCTGCTCGAAGCCCTGGAAACCGGAGCAAATGACGGATCTTTAAAGCGGGACGCTGAGCCTGTGAAAACTGCCCAGTTCATCTTTACGTCAATGATGGCCCTGCTGCAGAAAATGAGCCTGATTCCCGGGTCAGAGCAGCATTCCGGGCTTGAGGAGATCAAGATTGCCGACCGCTTTGCGGGGATGCTGCTTCAGCATTTGAGTGTGGATTAG
- a CDS encoding sugar ABC transporter permease, which yields MMRRSASARWLPYLLVAPAVLILTIFYIYPILYNIYLSFFTWNMRGPMKFAGLGNYTELFKGHDFLDTLLNTLLYMVMDVVLVMVLAMLLALFLQKNTFINRFIQMLSFTPNIISLVSVSLIWMWLMNTDTGLFNYVLSLFGAGPVGWLTDKQVALFSLVLVSVWKSVGFNALIITSALGSIPAHLYEAAALDNASKRSVFFEITLKMISPTLFFLILMNIIGSFQVFETINIMTQGGPSNATNTLIFSIYKQSFEYYRVGYAAAMAVVLMAIVGLITIFYFKALNKRVHYR from the coding sequence ATGATGCGGCGCAGCGCATCCGCCCGCTGGCTTCCCTATCTGCTGGTTGCTCCGGCCGTACTAATCCTGACGATCTTTTATATCTACCCGATACTCTACAATATTTATCTCAGCTTTTTCACCTGGAACATGCGCGGACCGATGAAATTTGCCGGACTTGGCAACTATACCGAGCTGTTCAAAGGCCACGATTTTCTGGATACGCTGCTGAATACCTTGCTGTATATGGTGATGGATGTCGTGCTGGTGATGGTGCTGGCGATGCTGCTCGCGCTCTTTTTACAGAAAAATACGTTCATCAACCGCTTTATTCAAATGCTTAGCTTTACGCCCAACATCATCTCGCTGGTCTCCGTATCCCTGATCTGGATGTGGCTGATGAATACGGATACCGGACTGTTCAACTATGTTCTGTCGCTGTTCGGGGCCGGTCCCGTCGGCTGGCTGACAGACAAGCAGGTGGCGCTGTTCTCGCTGGTTCTGGTGTCGGTGTGGAAATCGGTCGGCTTCAATGCGCTGATTATCACCTCAGCACTGGGCTCAATCCCTGCACATCTCTATGAGGCGGCGGCACTGGATAATGCTTCAAAGCGTTCCGTGTTTTTTGAAATCACGCTAAAAATGATCTCACCGACGCTCTTCTTCCTGATCTTAATGAACATTATCGGCTCCTTTCAGGTCTTCGAGACGATCAACATCATGACCCAGGGCGGACCGTCCAATGCCACGAATACGCTGATCTTCAGCATTTATAAGCAGAGCTTTGAATACTACAGAGTCGGCTATGCGGCAGCGATGGCAGTGGTGCTGATGGCGATCGTGGGACTGATTACCATTTTCTATTTCAAGGCACTTAACAAACGGGTTCATTACCGGTAA
- a CDS encoding ABC transporter ATP-binding protein, producing the protein MSSIVLENVNKIYGDKTIIEGLNLTIESGSFTVLVGPSGCGKSTTLRMIAGLEEATGGSISIGGKSMNHVEPGKRNLAMVFQNYALYPTMSVEKNIEYGLKNNKVPKEERKRLVTEIAHTVGLTKHLHKKPEFLSGGERQRVALARAMVKKPAVFLMDEPLSNLDAKLRQQMRMELIELHKKLGATFVYVTHDQVEAMSMGTQIVLMDGGRIMQEDTPHAIYNTPRNLFTSRFIGTPPMNILELGASVSLHNGAPAGAKYVGFRPEKAKFAMEQGMENDHVLVLDAALDGRELLGSEVIYKAVLEDGRSVAVKCFDSPERALEPVKLYVKREHLFYFDEQEQCIPAASEAEVPAVPVPAAVGDTA; encoded by the coding sequence ATGAGCAGCATTGTACTGGAGAATGTCAACAAAATCTACGGTGACAAGACGATCATTGAAGGGCTGAACCTGACGATTGAGAGCGGCAGCTTCACAGTTCTGGTCGGGCCTTCCGGCTGCGGCAAATCCACGACTCTGCGGATGATTGCCGGGCTGGAGGAAGCTACAGGCGGCTCAATTTCGATCGGCGGCAAAAGCATGAACCATGTGGAGCCCGGCAAACGCAATCTGGCGATGGTGTTCCAGAATTATGCCCTGTATCCGACGATGAGCGTCGAGAAGAACATTGAATATGGGCTCAAAAACAATAAAGTGCCCAAAGAAGAGCGGAAACGGCTCGTTACCGAAATTGCGCATACGGTGGGATTAACCAAACATCTGCACAAGAAGCCGGAATTTCTCTCCGGGGGCGAACGGCAGCGGGTCGCCTTGGCCCGGGCGATGGTCAAAAAACCGGCGGTATTCCTCATGGATGAGCCGCTCTCGAACCTTGATGCCAAGCTCCGCCAGCAGATGCGGATGGAGCTGATCGAGCTGCATAAGAAGCTCGGAGCAACCTTCGTCTATGTTACGCACGATCAAGTAGAGGCCATGAGCATGGGAACGCAGATTGTCCTGATGGACGGCGGACGGATTATGCAGGAGGATACTCCGCATGCCATTTACAACACGCCGCGCAACCTGTTTACCAGCCGGTTTATCGGCACGCCCCCGATGAATATCCTCGAGCTGGGAGCTTCAGTCAGCCTACATAACGGGGCACCGGCAGGCGCCAAATATGTCGGGTTCCGGCCTGAGAAGGCGAAGTTCGCGATGGAGCAGGGCATGGAGAACGACCATGTGCTTGTACTGGATGCTGCACTGGACGGCAGGGAACTGCTCGGTTCAGAGGTGATCTACAAGGCGGTACTTGAAGACGGGCGGAGTGTTGCTGTTAAATGCTTTGACAGTCCCGAACGCGCACTCGAACCCGTCAAGCTGTATGTGAAGCGGGAGCATCTGTTTTATTTTGACGAACAAGAACAATGTATACCTGCTGCATCAGAAGCGGAAGTACCAGCCGTTCCTGTACCTGCGGCGGTTGGTGATACCGCATGA
- a CDS encoding glycerophosphodiester phosphodiesterase family protein → MNHSIILAHRGASAYAPENTLAAFELGRQMGAGGIELDVQLTRDGKLVVIHDHTIDRTSDGTGRVADMTLEELRRYDYSYSFKDKYGTEGSRIPELHEIMQFAMEHNLFINIETKDYANPYGEVNRLTAELVRASGYAGHTLISSINHHAMAMLKREYPEIKTAIAFLESFYRLEAYAESCQVDVLHPYYLGVDESFMEQAVRNGWEVNPWTVDDEEEMKRLQQLGVTRIMTNRPDAAARSLLSVGV, encoded by the coding sequence ATGAACCATTCGATCATCTTGGCACACAGAGGAGCAAGCGCCTATGCGCCGGAGAACACACTGGCAGCTTTTGAGCTTGGGCGGCAGATGGGGGCGGGAGGAATCGAGCTTGATGTACAGCTTACCAGAGACGGCAAGCTTGTTGTCATCCATGATCATACGATTGACCGCACCTCTGACGGAACAGGACGCGTCGCAGACATGACCCTGGAGGAGCTGCGGAGGTATGACTACTCCTACAGCTTCAAAGACAAGTATGGGACAGAAGGCAGCCGGATACCGGAACTTCACGAGATTATGCAATTTGCCATGGAGCATAACCTGTTCATCAACATCGAGACCAAGGATTATGCCAATCCCTATGGCGAAGTGAACCGGCTCACAGCGGAGCTGGTCAGAGCTTCCGGATATGCCGGGCATACGCTGATTTCTTCTATTAATCATCACGCAATGGCGATGTTAAAACGCGAATATCCTGAGATCAAGACGGCTATCGCTTTCCTGGAGAGCTTTTACCGGCTGGAAGCATATGCGGAGAGCTGCCAGGTGGATGTGCTGCATCCTTACTACCTGGGAGTGGATGAATCTTTTATGGAACAGGCTGTCCGGAACGGCTGGGAGGTTAACCCCTGGACTGTGGATGACGAAGAGGAGATGAAGCGGCTGCAGCAGCTTGGTGTAACACGGATCATGACGAACCGTCCGGATGCTGCGGCAAGATCATTGCTGTCAGTCGGCGTCTAA
- a CDS encoding glycerophosphodiester phosphodiesterase has product MHKFKILAHRGASAYAPENTMEAFRLAVEQQADGFEIDINLTKDGEIVVIHDDSIDRTSDGKGDITEYTLGELKQFNFNKGFEERYAAAQIPTLREVLELVKAHDLYLNIEVKDILSKMNLYAGLGSAAAELVREYGLTENVIFSSFNHTSMVKLKEEYPDMRTALLYIAGLYEGEKYAKMAKADALHPVFFGVNRTNVEQAQAAGIQVNAWTVNEQEHIRMMIDAGVDGIITDRPDVCFKLRG; this is encoded by the coding sequence ATGCACAAATTTAAAATTCTGGCCCACCGCGGAGCCAGCGCTTACGCCCCGGAGAACACCATGGAAGCTTTCAGGCTCGCGGTAGAGCAGCAGGCAGACGGTTTTGAAATCGACATTAACCTCACCAAAGACGGCGAGATTGTGGTCATCCATGATGACTCCATTGACCGGACCTCGGATGGCAAAGGCGATATTACGGAGTACACGCTGGGAGAGCTGAAGCAATTTAATTTCAATAAAGGTTTTGAAGAGCGGTATGCCGCCGCACAGATCCCGACACTGCGTGAGGTGCTTGAACTGGTCAAGGCGCATGACCTGTATCTGAACATTGAAGTGAAGGATATTTTGTCCAAAATGAACCTCTATGCCGGGCTGGGCAGCGCAGCCGCAGAGCTGGTGCGTGAATACGGGCTTACGGAGAACGTAATCTTCTCTTCCTTTAACCACACTTCCATGGTCAAGCTTAAGGAAGAGTACCCCGACATGCGGACAGCACTGTTGTATATTGCCGGGCTGTATGAGGGGGAGAAATACGCCAAGATGGCAAAAGCCGATGCGCTGCATCCCGTTTTCTTCGGTGTGAACCGCACGAATGTGGAACAGGCACAGGCTGCAGGAATACAGGTCAATGCCTGGACCGTCAATGAGCAGGAGCATATCCGGATGATGATTGATGCCGGGGTGGATGGAATCATTACAGACCGTCCGGATGTTTGCTTCAAGCTGAGAGGTTAG
- a CDS encoding HAD-IIA family hydrolase → MNIASYEAYCFDLDGTVFIGDQLLPGVQETLMELRARGKKILFLTNSSVHTRQDCQKRLAGMGLLCQEEEILTALYVSGMYFARQLPEAILYLVGEEVMSWQMKLCGVPTTEIPEAATHVLIGMDRGFNYEKLRLGMNAARSGASLVAVNPDPVCPVPGGYIPDTWSIVKALETAAGKQSAMIIGKPSLDYAEEALRKLNIDPELCLMVGDRLETDILMGSRSGMHTALVLTGVSRREDILAQGIEPHYVLDSLADILLAEPLL, encoded by the coding sequence ATGAACATTGCTTCGTATGAAGCCTATTGCTTTGACCTGGATGGCACCGTATTTATCGGCGACCAGCTGCTGCCGGGTGTTCAAGAGACACTGATGGAGCTGCGTGCACGCGGCAAAAAAATCCTCTTCCTGACCAACAGCTCGGTGCATACGCGGCAGGATTGCCAGAAAAGGCTTGCCGGCATGGGGCTGCTGTGCCAGGAAGAGGAAATCCTGACTGCGCTGTATGTCAGCGGCATGTATTTTGCCCGCCAGCTGCCGGAAGCAATACTTTATCTCGTCGGTGAAGAAGTCATGAGCTGGCAGATGAAGCTGTGCGGGGTACCGACCACGGAAATTCCGGAGGCTGCAACCCATGTGCTGATCGGAATGGACCGCGGATTCAATTACGAGAAGCTGCGGCTGGGCATGAATGCAGCAAGGTCAGGGGCAAGCCTGGTGGCGGTGAATCCCGATCCGGTCTGCCCGGTTCCGGGAGGATACATCCCTGATACCTGGTCGATCGTCAAAGCGCTGGAGACTGCAGCCGGTAAACAGTCTGCGATGATCATCGGCAAGCCTTCGCTCGACTATGCAGAGGAGGCACTGCGGAAGCTGAACATAGATCCGGAGCTATGTCTGATGGTCGGTGACCGGCTGGAGACGGATATTCTGATGGGCAGCCGCAGCGGGATGCATACCGCGCTTGTCCTCACAGGCGTCAGCAGGAGAGAGGACATCCTTGCCCAAGGCATCGAGCCTCACTATGTCCTGGACAGTCTGGCAGATATCCTGCTGGCCGAACCTTTACTCTAG
- a CDS encoding MFS transporter — MSGLPKSAKLPLFILMLNLFIALLGQGMVIPILPEYLKQFNAAGAAAGYLIAAFGAAQFVFSPIGGQLSDRLGRKALLIAGLFLTVISDLMFAVGHTLPLLYAARFIGGIGVGLMVPSNMAYVADITTPDTRAKGMGYLGAAMNLGMVLGPGLGGLIAEFGIRIPYFFAGGLGLVAMLLSLFMPETLPKEKRTLKHTAQRVPIHNLVLESFRTPYFPYLLLTLIITFGLMNYETVYALFVEQKYGFDSAKISVLITVGAVIGIIVQVWLLDRFIKKLGEMKLIRLSLVMTSAALLLMIFKVNMAYLLAVSALFFAFNAFLRPTISTLIANSAGERQGYAAGLSTTYTSIGSILGPVIAGQMFDRHTNMPYIFGAAILAVALILTVRTAKNDQKRTAAHD; from the coding sequence ATGAGCGGCTTGCCTAAGTCTGCCAAATTACCGCTGTTTATTCTGATGCTGAATTTGTTCATTGCCCTGCTGGGCCAAGGAATGGTCATTCCAATCCTGCCGGAGTATCTCAAGCAATTCAATGCGGCCGGTGCTGCTGCAGGTTATCTCATTGCTGCTTTTGGTGCTGCACAGTTTGTGTTCTCGCCGATCGGCGGACAGCTGTCGGACCGCTTGGGGCGCAAAGCGCTGCTGATTGCCGGACTCTTTTTAACAGTAATATCGGATCTCATGTTTGCTGTAGGTCACACATTGCCTCTCTTGTATGCTGCCCGATTTATCGGCGGAATAGGTGTAGGCCTGATGGTTCCGTCTAACATGGCTTATGTTGCTGACATTACCACGCCGGATACCCGCGCTAAAGGTATGGGATATTTGGGGGCTGCCATGAATCTGGGGATGGTGCTGGGTCCGGGACTGGGTGGCCTGATTGCAGAGTTCGGGATTCGAATCCCGTATTTTTTTGCCGGGGGACTTGGACTTGTGGCTATGCTGTTAAGCCTGTTCATGCCTGAGACCTTGCCAAAGGAAAAGCGTACCCTGAAGCATACTGCCCAACGGGTGCCCATTCACAATCTGGTTCTGGAATCCTTCCGGACGCCGTATTTTCCTTATCTGCTGCTCACGCTGATTATTACCTTTGGACTGATGAATTACGAAACGGTGTATGCGCTGTTTGTAGAACAAAAATACGGCTTCGATTCCGCCAAAATCTCTGTCCTCATTACCGTAGGCGCAGTTATAGGCATTATTGTGCAGGTGTGGCTGCTCGACCGGTTTATCAAAAAGCTCGGTGAAATGAAGCTCATCCGCCTATCGTTGGTGATGACCTCTGCGGCGCTGCTGCTTATGATTTTTAAGGTGAATATGGCGTACCTGCTGGCAGTCTCGGCTTTGTTTTTTGCATTTAATGCCTTTTTGCGGCCGACAATCAGCACGCTGATTGCGAACTCCGCCGGTGAACGCCAAGGCTATGCTGCCGGATTAAGCACGACCTATACAAGTATAGGCAGCATACTGGGGCCGGTTATCGCGGGGCAAATGTTTGACAGGCATACTAATATGCCTTATATTTTTGGGGCTGCTATCCTGGCCGTTGCCCTCATATTAACTGTCAGAACGGCCAAAAATGATCAGAAACGGACGGCTGCCCATGACTGA
- a CDS encoding carbohydrate ABC transporter permease, giving the protein MKILFRAPGALLRILISVLLIVIFLTPFYWMILTAFKTLGEVLSMPPKFWVNSLQWQNFRDAFTRIDFLHYTRNSLIITLGTMIGQVLVVVPAAYAFARYQFKGKNVLFGTVLATMMIPGQLIFLPIFVMFAKSGLLNTYMSLIVPFIASGTAIFMLRQTFMQVPDSQLEAARLDNASEFKIIYTIMMPAAIPTLSTLGLLTFIGTWNSYFFPLVWTTTDAVRTLPLGIQKLQDIEGLSPQIVMAGNMMLIVPILLVFIVARKQIVKAFTYMGVK; this is encoded by the coding sequence GTGAAAATATTATTTCGGGCGCCCGGTGCCCTCCTTAGAATCCTGATATCGGTTCTGCTGATCGTGATTTTCCTGACCCCCTTTTACTGGATGATTCTCACGGCCTTCAAAACCTTGGGCGAAGTGCTGTCCATGCCGCCGAAATTCTGGGTGAACTCGCTGCAGTGGCAGAATTTCAGGGATGCTTTTACCCGGATCGACTTTCTGCACTATACCCGGAATTCGCTGATCATTACGCTGGGAACGATGATTGGGCAGGTACTGGTAGTGGTTCCGGCAGCTTACGCATTCGCAAGATACCAGTTTAAAGGGAAAAACGTTCTGTTCGGCACCGTTCTGGCGACGATGATGATTCCGGGACAGCTGATCTTTCTGCCGATCTTCGTCATGTTCGCAAAGTCGGGGCTGCTGAACACCTATATGTCCCTGATTGTGCCGTTCATCGCCAGCGGAACCGCAATCTTCATGCTGCGGCAGACCTTTATGCAGGTGCCGGATTCACAGCTGGAGGCGGCAAGGCTCGACAACGCCAGTGAATTCAAAATCATCTACACCATCATGATGCCGGCAGCCATTCCGACACTGTCCACCTTGGGGCTGCTGACGTTTATCGGAACCTGGAACAGCTACTTCTTCCCGCTGGTATGGACGACGACGGATGCGGTGCGCACCCTGCCGCTCGGGATCCAGAAGCTGCAGGATATTGAGGGGCTCAGCCCGCAGATCGTCATGGCAGGCAATATGATGCTGATTGTTCCGATTCTGCTGGTGTTCATCGTTGCCCGGAAACAGATTGTCAAAGCGTTTACCTACATGGGAGTGAAGTAG
- a CDS encoding glycerol-3-phosphate responsive antiterminator, whose amino-acid sequence MMHNPVIASITQESQIAPAVQCGVKRVNLMTGNINNLGQIVRPLQEAGKQVFVHVEMVGGIGRDAAAIQYLAEAFKVDGIITTKSNSIATARQHGLASIQRIFAIDSAAIETALRMIKSGNPDEVELMPGLMPRIISELKQRIQQPLIVGGLIRQKEEIRSALASGADYVSIGDASLWDYNN is encoded by the coding sequence ATGATGCATAACCCCGTGATTGCCTCCATCACACAGGAATCGCAGATTGCACCGGCGGTTCAGTGCGGTGTAAAGCGCGTAAACCTGATGACAGGGAACATCAACAATCTGGGACAGATTGTACGTCCGCTGCAGGAGGCGGGCAAGCAGGTGTTTGTACACGTAGAAATGGTAGGCGGAATCGGGAGAGATGCGGCGGCAATCCAGTATTTGGCGGAAGCCTTCAAGGTGGACGGCATTATTACGACCAAGAGTAACTCCATTGCCACAGCGAGACAGCATGGTCTTGCCAGCATCCAGCGGATTTTTGCGATTGATTCGGCGGCGATTGAAACCGCGCTTCGCATGATCAAATCCGGTAATCCCGATGAAGTGGAATTGATGCCAGGCCTGATGCCGAGGATCATCAGCGAGCTGAAGCAGCGCATTCAGCAGCCGCTTATAGTAGGCGGACTGATCCGGCAGAAGGAAGAGATCCGCAGCGCACTGGCAAGCGGTGCAGACTACGTATCAATCGGTGACGCATCTTTATGGGATTATAACAATTAA
- a CDS encoding LysR family transcriptional regulator, translating into MDIKQLRYFIALAEEKQVTLAAHKLHMSQPPLSQQLKLMENELGVPLFYRHGRHLEMTASGKTLYEHALTITRLMDEAKEEARESGLGIRGKLSIGVNTLSDARLPGALSVFRSHYPKVTFKIQQNETNTLIKLIREKALDMAIVRLPIDLEGFDYTMLGDEPLYFVTGEEGPGTMLEDGEAVSYELIAGYPLLLPSTEGLGLYNLLLEQFRARGQVPSIIGECSDIGMLMELVASGFGASILPATPLARYKSARIRTYVIDDPQAVSGSAVIWLKDHYLSKAAVLLMESIRNAVV; encoded by the coding sequence ATGGACATTAAGCAGCTGCGTTATTTTATTGCCTTAGCCGAGGAGAAACAGGTTACCCTTGCAGCCCATAAGCTGCACATGTCACAGCCGCCGCTCAGCCAGCAGCTGAAGCTGATGGAGAACGAACTGGGCGTACCGCTGTTTTACAGACACGGGCGTCATCTGGAGATGACGGCTTCAGGCAAAACGCTCTACGAACATGCATTGACCATTACCCGTCTGATGGATGAGGCCAAGGAAGAGGCACGGGAATCAGGGCTGGGGATCAGAGGAAAGCTGTCTATCGGGGTCAATACATTGTCAGACGCCCGCCTTCCCGGTGCACTCAGCGTGTTCCGCAGTCATTATCCGAAGGTGACGTTCAAAATCCAGCAGAATGAAACGAATACACTCATTAAGCTGATCCGGGAGAAAGCGCTCGACATGGCGATCGTCCGCCTGCCGATTGATCTGGAGGGTTTTGACTACACGATGCTGGGGGACGAGCCGCTGTATTTCGTAACAGGGGAAGAAGGGCCGGGCACGATGCTGGAGGATGGCGAAGCCGTGAGCTACGAGCTTATCGCCGGATATCCCTTGCTGCTTCCCAGCACCGAAGGTCTGGGACTGTACAATCTGCTGCTGGAGCAGTTCCGGGCAAGGGGACAAGTCCCCTCGATTATTGGGGAATGTTCCGATATCGGCATGCTGATGGAGCTTGTAGCCTCCGGTTTCGGCGCTTCCATCCTTCCCGCCACACCGCTGGCAAGGTACAAGAGCGCACGCATTCGTACATACGTAATCGATGACCCGCAAGCCGTGTCCGGCTCGGCGGTAATCTGGCTGAAAGATCATTATCTTAGTAAAGCGGCTGTGCTGTTGATGGAGTCTATCCGGAACGCTGTTGTCTAA